In Meiothermus ruber DSM 1279, the following proteins share a genomic window:
- a CDS encoding VOC family protein has protein sequence MTIKVSACIPVIPSRDVQASLLFYQTHLGFQDPFTWGENPVEYGGVSWDGLRLHFYLEPNPQICRSYVFRLEVDEVDLLYVACEAAGIVHPNGRLENKPWATREFTLLDPSGVAIRVYQELRV, from the coding sequence ATGACGATAAAAGTATCGGCGTGTATACCGGTGATACCCAGCCGCGATGTGCAGGCCTCGCTCCTGTTTTATCAGACCCACCTGGGTTTCCAGGACCCTTTTACCTGGGGCGAGAACCCGGTGGAGTACGGCGGGGTGAGCTGGGATGGGCTGCGGCTGCACTTCTACCTCGAGCCCAACCCCCAGATCTGCCGTAGCTATGTTTTTAGGCTCGAGGTAGACGAGGTAGACCTGCTGTATGTGGCCTGCGAGGCCGCCGGCATCGTGCACCCCAATGGCAGGCTGGAAAACAAGCCCTGGGCCACCCGCGAGTTCACCCTCCTCGACCCCTCTGGGGTGGCTATACGGGTTTACCAGGAGCTTAGGGTATAA
- a CDS encoding VOC family protein gives MFKIVPNLWFDKEAEEAARFYCDAIPGSRINSLVVLRDTPSGDCDLVSFELAGQPFMAISAGPFFKLNPSTSFILSFNPSQGRTQADLEALWNKLLPGGSVLMPLQAYPFAPLYGWIQDRYGLSWQLILSDPGGEARPFITPALLFVGEVCGKAEEAQDFYTSVFPNARRGATMRYPAGMAPEREGTLMYSEFMLAGQWFAAMDSAYPHNFAFNEAISFMIYCDTQAEIDHYWTKLSAVPEAEQCGWLKDRYGLSWQVVPRALEQMLQDPDPERVNRINQAVLQMKKLDLAELQKAYA, from the coding sequence ATGTTCAAGATCGTGCCCAATCTCTGGTTCGACAAAGAGGCCGAGGAGGCCGCTCGGTTTTATTGCGATGCAATTCCGGGTTCCAGGATAAATAGTTTGGTTGTTTTGCGCGATACGCCTTCGGGTGACTGCGACCTGGTCTCGTTTGAGCTGGCCGGCCAGCCCTTCATGGCCATCAGCGCGGGGCCGTTTTTCAAGCTCAATCCCTCCACCTCGTTTATTCTCAGCTTCAACCCTTCCCAGGGGCGTACCCAGGCCGACCTCGAGGCCCTCTGGAACAAGTTGCTGCCAGGGGGTAGCGTGCTGATGCCATTACAGGCCTATCCCTTTGCGCCCCTCTACGGCTGGATTCAAGACCGCTACGGCCTTTCCTGGCAGCTTATCCTCTCCGACCCCGGTGGCGAGGCGCGTCCTTTTATAACGCCCGCGCTATTGTTTGTGGGCGAGGTATGCGGCAAGGCCGAGGAGGCCCAGGACTTCTATACCTCGGTGTTCCCCAACGCTCGACGGGGAGCGACGATGCGCTATCCGGCGGGCATGGCGCCCGAGCGCGAAGGTACCTTGATGTACAGCGAGTTCATGCTGGCGGGCCAGTGGTTTGCCGCCATGGACAGCGCCTACCCGCACAACTTCGCTTTCAACGAGGCCATCTCGTTCATGATTTACTGCGACACCCAGGCCGAAATTGACCATTACTGGACGAAGCTCTCAGCGGTACCGGAGGCCGAGCAGTGTGGCTGGCTCAAAGACAGGTATGGTCTGAGCTGGCAGGTAGTGCCCCGGGCGTTGGAGCAGATGCTGCAAGACCCCGACCCAGAACGGGTCAACCGGATTAACCAGGCGGTGCTTCAGATGAAAAAGCTTGACCTGGCCGAGTTGCAAAAGGCCTATGCCTGA
- a CDS encoding nitroreductase family protein, with translation MSDLYTLYQRRASVRKFKSEPLREGDLEKILFAAQRAPTDATAQMYSLLRISDPELRRKVSSHSGHNPHIETCAEFFLILADVYRLRRLVEHRGGVFGHWPRTALHFAITDAVLAGSALATMAESLGYGIVWIGGVLNGIKEIKALCGLPQGVVPVAGLCVGVPEESPAPRPRLPRELVVHENQYHDYSPEALEQAYAAMAPITKSGDWYRVLERYFAQGGTMEAREPAYQQLSAQQGFEPDLPAELLEALKEKGLEAGSLGQLIEAAFAQGFRSLQFHHQGYAWIEKEPEAYRGDGKPGEALGKALLQAPRERVIP, from the coding sequence ATGAGCGACCTGTATACGCTGTATCAGCGCCGCGCCAGCGTGCGCAAGTTCAAGTCCGAACCCCTGCGCGAAGGCGACCTGGAAAAGATTCTCTTTGCGGCCCAGCGGGCCCCCACCGACGCCACCGCGCAGATGTACAGCCTGCTGCGCATCAGCGACCCGGAGCTACGCCGCAAGGTTTCAAGCCACTCCGGCCACAACCCCCACATCGAGACCTGCGCCGAGTTTTTTCTGATTCTGGCCGACGTGTACCGGCTGCGAAGGCTGGTGGAGCACCGGGGCGGGGTGTTCGGGCACTGGCCCCGCACCGCCTTGCATTTTGCCATCACCGATGCAGTCCTGGCCGGGAGCGCCCTGGCTACCATGGCCGAGAGCCTGGGCTATGGCATCGTGTGGATTGGCGGGGTGCTGAACGGCATAAAAGAAATTAAGGCGTTGTGTGGACTGCCGCAGGGGGTGGTTCCGGTGGCCGGTCTGTGCGTGGGGGTACCGGAGGAAAGCCCAGCCCCCCGCCCCCGCCTGCCGCGGGAGCTGGTGGTGCACGAAAACCAGTACCACGACTACAGCCCGGAGGCCCTCGAGCAGGCCTACGCCGCCATGGCCCCCATCACCAAAAGCGGCGATTGGTACAGGGTGCTGGAGCGCTATTTCGCCCAGGGCGGCACCATGGAAGCGCGCGAGCCCGCCTACCAGCAGCTTTCCGCCCAGCAGGGCTTTGAGCCCGATCTGCCAGCTGAACTGCTCGAGGCACTAAAAGAAAAGGGCCTCGAGGCCGGCTCGCTGGGCCAGCTCATCGAGGCGGCCTTTGCCCAGGGCTTCCGCAGCCTGCAGTTCCACCACCAGGGCTACGCCTGGATCGAGAAAGAACCCGAGGCCTACCGGGGCGACGGCAAGCCCGGCGAGGCTTTGGGCAAGGCCTTGCTACAGGCACCCCGGGAGCGGGTTATACCCTAA